Within Primulina tabacum isolate GXHZ01 chromosome 5, ASM2559414v2, whole genome shotgun sequence, the genomic segment GTGAGTCCAGTTATCAGGCAGCCACTTCGAAAGCCCAAAATCAGAAATCTGTAGTAAAAACATCAAAGTGCTAAAGTGAATAACTACCAAAAATTTAATGTCAACCCCTTTACATCAAATTCACATAGAGATAATGGATTGCTGCACGAGAATTTTGCATATACTGTTCGCTACCTGAGGTTCAAAATCTTCAGTGAGCAAAATATTTGCGGACTTGATATCTCTATGGATAATTCTTCGTTGACAGCCTTCGTGAAgatatgaatgcccagatgcaaTTCCCAGAGCAATATTGTATCTTACATTCCATGCCAGTTTGTCATTTTTGCCTGCACAAATAATGCAAAACGAAACTAAATaaatatgagattcttgaataTCTAGAAGCTCGTTTTCTTGTCGCAGGATGAGGGACGAACCGTTCAGGGAAGATGCTAAATTCCCGTGTGGAGACAAAGGAAGAACAAGGTGCATCCCTCCTTCGACACCATATCCAATAACATTCGCAATGTTTGGATGATTAACATGCACTAGAATACCGAGCTCGGATAAGTAGTCTGCTGTCATTTCCTCCTGAGTTCCCCGAATTAACCTTTTTACGGCTACTggtataatttaatatatatttttgtatttttcctAACTTCATATTAAttttccatttatttaattcttCAACTTCACCATTACAAATACAATCTGTTATTATTTTAGCTCGAATTTCTCATCTTTTTTAGATCACCAATTTTATCTGACACAAATTCGATTTTGGTTTTTGATCAGCATTCATTTTTCCAAAATAtcaatgataaaaaaatatatatatagatatgcATATGAAAACCAGAAGTAGAGGCAGATATTTGGTGTAGGTGACCCAAGAATTGGGatgaatcataaataaattttttaatttaatattaatttcatTTATTGATCAAGGGTTGACGCCTAGATTGTACCATAAAACAAAATCTTACAGTTACACAGCTTCATTTAGAAATCTCAAGCTAAGTTGAAAGACTGCCGCCGGCTGCAAATGAATACATCAGAATTAATGATTAACGAGCCATATTGTACAATAGGTTCTTGCTGCACATACTAGCATTATTCCACATTAACAAAATGAGGAAATGAACACAACAAGCGGGGCCTCTCTCAGACGTGTAGGCATCCTTCTGGTGGAGATTTCGCGCACTGGACAACGCTAAGGAACATGTTCTCATCGCAGGGAATGTGAAGTCTCGAATCGTCGGGACTGAAATCGTATATTTCTTGAGCTTGATCTAGCAACGCCTTGAAGAGCGGGTGCCTTAGTAACTTGATCTTGATCACGTGTCTCTTGTTGTACTCGCCTACATACACAACAAGGTGTCCCTTTGGGACGTCGCTCGGCACGACCATTCCGTCGTCCGGTGCAGACCACAGCGAGCATTGGCAGCAGGTGTCACTGGCGACACAAGGCACCACTTTTCGACCCACTTTTTGACACTTTCTCATGCATGTTTTCAGAAATCTATCCTTCTTGCAATCCATCACCTTTGTTCGTCTGCTTGCTGTATATGGAAGTGAAGATATAAGCTTATATAGATTGAGTGGAGTTGGGAAAAATATTAAATGGCAGACATAAGTGCACTGTCAGGAAGCAAACTAATTTCTAACTTGACTCTATTTTTAAAAGTGCAGCGAAGATCACTGCAGAATGCTCTGCTGTACCTTTCTCTTCCCTATTTAGTTTGTGTATCTTGATACAGAATCGTACGAACATGCATTGCATGATTGTGAGTAGtgttggatatatatatatatatatacacacacacacacactgcaCACTCGATAAATATCTTTTTTGGTGGGGAGCTAAAGGGTAAGTTAGCTGGCGAACATGGTCTTTAAAgttcttttttctttcttttcttttttttttttagagaaAAAGTTCATATATTTAGATAGTGTACGTGTAGCAATCTTAAAactataaaattattattattattttttttcaataataTTTCTCCCTCCACCTTTATCTCAAGTTCTaattatctttttattttttaattttatctttACAAATTCATTATTTTGACTTGCGTCTACTTAAACGCGGTTC encodes:
- the LOC142547412 gene encoding auxin-induced protein 15A-like produces the protein MDCKKDRFLKTCMRKCQKVGRKVVPCVASDTCCQCSLWSAPDDGMVVPSDVPKGHLVVYVGEYNKRHVIKIKLLRHPLFKALLDQAQEIYDFSPDDSRLHIPCDENMFLSVVQCAKSPPEGCLHV